A genome region from Deinococcus sp. KNUC1210 includes the following:
- a CDS encoding GNAT family N-acetyltransferase, giving the protein MNDISTSDASSADAPALARLFTESYLHQWTTTPQQMERRIAVQAEGQFTLSAFRGSELIAGLSASPFPGVTGGLRVQFAGDGAAFTPLYLAALTRASGQGFRQLLSVVREDHRPQVAFLSAAAFRNAYQSWGAHLDLTAFDFAPYRELEERLFLAGTEIHSFTPQSPDAPWDALYALHQAAVQDTPRNPTTSSEMATLREFRTEVAGGRVFAAVRRGDVLAYAALGLNEKTVESNHTATRREWRGRGVATLTKAAALHWAKTAGYTRASTGGNVHNLPMLKVNQRLGYRPEAMWLTWVKDVALTSPA; this is encoded by the coding sequence ATGAACGACATCAGCACGTCCGACGCCAGCAGCGCCGATGCGCCCGCACTGGCACGCCTGTTCACCGAAAGTTATCTGCACCAGTGGACGACCACGCCCCAGCAGATGGAACGGAGGATAGCCGTGCAGGCCGAAGGGCAGTTCACTCTCAGCGCCTTTCGGGGCAGCGAGCTGATCGCGGGGCTGTCCGCCTCTCCCTTTCCTGGCGTGACCGGCGGCCTGCGCGTGCAGTTCGCGGGCGACGGCGCGGCCTTCACGCCGCTGTATCTGGCGGCCCTGACGCGTGCCAGCGGGCAGGGCTTTCGGCAGCTTCTGAGCGTGGTGCGCGAGGATCACCGCCCTCAGGTGGCCTTCCTGAGTGCCGCCGCCTTTCGCAACGCCTATCAGTCGTGGGGCGCTCACCTCGATCTGACTGCGTTCGACTTCGCACCGTACCGTGAGCTGGAAGAACGGCTTTTTCTGGCAGGCACCGAGATTCACAGCTTCACGCCACAGTCGCCGGATGCCCCCTGGGACGCGCTGTATGCCCTGCATCAGGCCGCCGTGCAGGACACGCCGCGCAATCCGACCACCTCCAGCGAGATGGCAACGCTCCGCGAGTTCAGGACCGAGGTTGCAGGCGGGCGCGTCTTTGCTGCGGTGCGGCGCGGCGACGTGCTGGCCTATGCCGCGCTGGGCCTGAACGAAAAGACGGTAGAAAGCAATCACACCGCCACCCGGCGCGAGTGGCGCGGGCGCGGTGTGGCGACGCTGACCAAAGCCGCCGCTCTGCACTGGGCAAAGACGGCGGGCTATACGCGGGCGAGTACCGGCGGCAACGTCCACAACCTGCCGATGTTGAAGGTCAATCAGCGGCTGGGCTACCGTCCTGAGGCCATGTGGCTGACCTGGGTGAAGGACGTGGCGCTTACTTCGCCCGCTTGA
- a CDS encoding TMEM175 family protein, giving the protein MLAPPPSSRELGRLEAFSDGIFAIAVTLLVLDIKVPHLHAATPALLLNALSSLWPSVLTFVISFVTITIIWIGHHDMIRRAHFITPRILIANSALLLLVTFIPFPTALLSEYLETPAAPIVCALYAAVGLIAALIFTALYSVLYREGYLPAQRSSEDVYAFHVRKNIATSGVYVVAAGVAFLSPLASLLLLLATWVYWGLSI; this is encoded by the coding sequence ATGCTGGCACCCCCGCCGTCTTCCCGCGAACTTGGCCGCTTGGAAGCGTTCAGCGACGGCATCTTTGCCATCGCCGTCACGCTGCTGGTGCTGGATATCAAGGTGCCCCACCTGCATGCCGCCACGCCCGCCCTGCTGCTGAATGCCCTCTCCAGCCTGTGGCCCTCGGTTCTGACCTTCGTTATCAGCTTCGTGACCATCACGATCATCTGGATAGGGCACCATGACATGATTCGCAGGGCGCATTTCATCACGCCGCGCATTCTGATTGCCAACAGCGCCCTGTTGCTGCTGGTGACCTTCATTCCCTTTCCGACAGCCCTGCTCTCGGAGTATCTGGAGACGCCTGCCGCGCCCATCGTCTGTGCGCTGTATGCCGCCGTGGGTCTGATCGCCGCGCTGATCTTCACCGCGCTGTACAGCGTTCTGTACCGAGAAGGCTATCTGCCTGCACAGCGCTCCAGCGAGGACGTCTATGCGTTTCATGTTCGCAAGAACATAGCGACTTCGGGCGTGTATGTCGTGGCGGCAGGGGTCGCCTTTCTCAGTCCGCTGGCCTCGCTGCTGCTGCTGCTGGCCACCTGGGTGTACTGGGGTCTGAGTATCTAG
- a CDS encoding DsbA family protein: MSASLPSQAGVIDVYFDFLCPYAWRGLELADVLRREHGLKFRLRHFSLVQGNHKENPDRKYPTWWLDHQVAGAGGDAQAGSLNAFLAGQAALRQGEDAAWAFTLALFRAVHQRAAGESAPDLKNDGLLRSLAEQSLDIEQFDRDFADDAGLRASLHDDLQASASLGVFGTPTFHLTDGNIAYFRFANLVTEPGAALALWNLYTAVLTDGARIETIKRAK, translated from the coding sequence ATGAGCGCAAGTCTTCCCTCGCAAGCTGGCGTGATCGACGTGTACTTCGACTTCCTGTGCCCCTACGCGTGGCGCGGGCTGGAACTGGCCGACGTGCTGCGGCGCGAACACGGCCTGAAGTTCCGCCTGCGGCATTTTTCGCTGGTGCAGGGCAATCACAAGGAAAACCCGGATCGCAAATACCCGACGTGGTGGCTCGATCATCAGGTCGCGGGTGCGGGCGGCGACGCGCAGGCAGGCAGTCTGAACGCGTTTCTCGCGGGTCAGGCGGCGCTGCGCCAGGGTGAAGACGCGGCGTGGGCCTTCACTCTGGCACTGTTCCGGGCGGTACACCAGCGGGCAGCGGGCGAGAGTGCGCCCGACCTGAAGAACGACGGTCTGCTGCGCTCGCTGGCCGAACAGTCGCTCGACATCGAGCAGTTCGACCGCGACTTTGCCGACGATGCCGGACTGCGCGCCTCGCTGCACGACGATCTACAGGCCAGCGCGTCTCTGGGCGTCTTCGGAACTCCGACCTTCCACCTCACCGACGGCAACATCGCCTATTTCCGCTTCGCCAACCTCGTAACCGAACCCGGCGCGGCACTGGCGCTGTGGAACCTGTACACCGCTGTCCTGACCGACGGAGCGCGGATCGAGACCATCAAGCGGGCGAAGTAA
- a CDS encoding xanthine dehydrogenase family protein subunit M yields MYTTPFDYYRAGSVQEALELLANVEGSKLLSGGHSLVPAMKLRLAQPSALIDISQLSELQGIRQEGDTIIIGAGTTYADIINSELLRSACPLMNEVGGWVGDPMVRNCGTLGGSLAHADPAADYPAAMLALEAKFKLVSRDGERVVEAADFFQGMFDTAKRDDEMLTEIHLPVLPGAKVAYTKFRHPASHFAIVGVAVVLTDSGARVGLTGAGPRAMRLSNVEAALGSDYSEANAEKATEHAVDPGELLGDRFATAEYRAHLTGVYTRRAIAQALA; encoded by the coding sequence ATGTACACCACACCCTTTGATTACTACCGCGCAGGCAGCGTGCAGGAAGCGCTGGAACTTCTGGCCAACGTGGAGGGAAGCAAGCTGCTGTCGGGCGGGCATTCGCTCGTGCCGGCCATGAAGCTGCGCCTTGCCCAGCCGAGCGCCCTGATCGATATTTCGCAGCTCTCGGAGTTGCAGGGTATCCGGCAGGAGGGCGACACCATCATCATCGGGGCCGGCACGACGTATGCCGACATCATCAATTCCGAGTTGCTGCGCTCGGCCTGCCCGCTGATGAACGAAGTGGGCGGCTGGGTGGGCGATCCGATGGTTCGCAACTGCGGCACGCTGGGCGGCTCGCTGGCCCACGCCGACCCCGCTGCCGACTACCCGGCAGCGATGCTGGCGCTGGAGGCCAAGTTCAAGCTGGTCAGCAGAGACGGTGAACGGGTGGTCGAGGCCGCCGACTTCTTTCAGGGCATGTTCGACACCGCCAAGCGCGACGACGAGATGCTGACCGAGATTCATCTGCCGGTGCTGCCGGGCGCGAAGGTCGCGTATACCAAGTTCCGGCATCCGGCGAGCCATTTCGCCATCGTGGGCGTGGCGGTCGTGCTGACCGATTCGGGCGCGCGGGTGGGCCTGACCGGAGCGGGGCCGCGTGCGATGCGTCTGAGCAACGTCGAGGCGGCGCTGGGCAGCGATTACAGCGAGGCCAACGCCGAGAAGGCCACCGAACACGCCGTCGATCCCGGCGAACTGCTGGGCGACCGCTTTGCCACCGCCGAATACCGGGCGCACCTGACGGGCGTGTACACCCGGCGGGCCATCGCGCAGGCACTGGCCTAA
- a CDS encoding CAP domain-containing protein, with protein sequence MRKLTLPFILAPFLLASVVWATPFSATAEGQLLARLNDVRAAGVSCPGSGSRAPSAALLPSDLHALAAARQASYMASSGVVSHTGPGGSTPKVRAASTGIHSVSVTEIIYMGSGLNVEEAMQWWLHSPVHCFYMTDPRYTTAGASVIQGSRGTAYVMVLTSDPR encoded by the coding sequence ATGAGAAAACTGACGCTGCCCTTTATCCTGGCACCTTTCCTGTTGGCGTCGGTCGTCTGGGCCACTCCGTTTTCTGCCACCGCCGAGGGGCAACTGCTGGCACGTCTGAACGACGTCCGGGCGGCAGGTGTTTCGTGTCCGGGCAGCGGCAGCCGTGCGCCCAGCGCCGCGCTCCTGCCCTCCGACCTGCATGCGCTGGCGGCAGCGCGGCAGGCGAGCTACATGGCGAGCAGCGGCGTGGTCAGCCATACCGGGCCGGGGGGCAGCACGCCCAAGGTGCGGGCCGCCAGCACCGGCATTCATTCGGTCAGCGTGACCGAGATCATCTATATGGGCAGCGGCCTGAACGTGGAGGAGGCGATGCAGTGGTGGCTGCACTCCCCGGTGCACTGCTTCTACATGACCGATCCGCGCTATACCACCGCGGGCGCGAGCGTCATTCAGGGAAGCCGGGGTACGGCCTACGTGATGGTGCTGACGAGCGACCCCCGGTAA
- a CDS encoding CoxG family protein, producing the protein MPWFQSAWVQPGSTAEVHLQVDGSSVIQAPRPRVWALLQDPAVLARCVPGMQELVPDGQGGYTALMNVAVGPVKGTFKGKVKISDEVPPERMTLSVEAKAPTGVVTAVGQLTLSELEDGTTRVDWAGEPKLMGMIASLAGRLIGGISKQQADIFFTRLNTEAQQA; encoded by the coding sequence GTGCCCTGGTTCCAATCAGCGTGGGTGCAACCGGGTTCCACTGCGGAGGTTCATTTGCAGGTAGACGGGAGTAGCGTTATTCAGGCCCCAAGACCCCGTGTCTGGGCACTTCTCCAAGACCCCGCTGTCCTGGCCCGGTGTGTGCCGGGCATGCAGGAACTCGTACCAGACGGTCAGGGCGGGTATACAGCGCTGATGAATGTGGCGGTCGGACCGGTCAAGGGCACCTTCAAGGGCAAGGTCAAGATCAGTGACGAGGTGCCGCCCGAGCGCATGACCCTGAGCGTCGAAGCCAAAGCGCCCACGGGTGTGGTGACGGCCGTAGGACAGCTGACGCTGAGCGAGCTGGAAGACGGCACCACCCGCGTGGACTGGGCGGGCGAACCCAAACTTATGGGCATGATCGCCAGTCTCGCCGGGCGATTGATCGGCGGAATCAGCAAGCAGCAGGCCGACATCTTCTTTACCCGGCTGAATACCGAGGCGCAGCAGGCCTGA
- the chrA gene encoding chromate efflux transporter, whose translation MRSALPLSSSPLEVFWVFLKLGLSSFGGPVAHLGYFRAELVQRRQWLSDAAYSDLVALCQVLPGPASSQVGMGVGLLRAGGWGLLAAWLGFTLPSAALMFAFALGLKELGTLEGAGWLAGLKLAAVAVVAQAVSGMARTLTPDAPRSSLAVLTAVLVLVFPVAWVQPLALILAGVLGARFLKAEDLPVGDHLFTPLPRRVGAMLLACCGLLLLALPLLSAALPRPDLRLFDGFYRSGALVFGGGHVVLPLLQSVVVPHFMDASSFVAGYGAVQAVPGPLFTFAAYLGAAAHSGLNPVYAATLTTVAVFLPAALLVAGALPFWNDLRGRPGVRRALSGLNAGVVGLLLAALYTPVFTSAVHSGAQLALALAAWLALVVWKLPPWAVVLGCAGVGLAFL comes from the coding sequence ATGCGCTCCGCCCTGCCCCTTTCTTCCTCACCGCTCGAAGTCTTCTGGGTCTTCCTCAAACTGGGCCTGAGCAGCTTTGGCGGCCCGGTGGCACACCTCGGCTACTTCCGCGCCGAACTGGTGCAGCGTCGGCAGTGGCTCTCGGACGCGGCCTACAGCGATCTGGTGGCGCTGTGTCAGGTGTTGCCCGGCCCGGCCAGTTCTCAGGTGGGCATGGGCGTGGGCCTGCTGCGGGCGGGGGGCTGGGGTCTGCTGGCGGCGTGGCTGGGCTTCACGCTGCCGAGTGCCGCGCTCATGTTCGCCTTTGCACTGGGTCTGAAAGAGCTGGGCACGCTGGAGGGTGCGGGCTGGCTGGCTGGCCTGAAGCTCGCGGCAGTGGCGGTGGTAGCGCAGGCGGTGTCTGGCATGGCCCGGACGCTGACGCCCGATGCGCCGCGCTCGTCGCTGGCGGTGCTGACGGCGGTGCTGGTGCTGGTCTTTCCGGTGGCGTGGGTGCAGCCGCTGGCGCTGATTCTGGCTGGGGTGCTGGGGGCACGCTTTCTGAAGGCCGAAGACCTCCCGGTGGGCGACCATCTGTTCACGCCGCTGCCTCGCCGGGTCGGGGCCATGCTGCTCGCGTGCTGCGGCCTGTTGCTGCTGGCCCTGCCGCTGCTGAGTGCTGCCCTGCCGCGCCCGGATCTGCGACTGTTCGACGGGTTCTACCGCAGCGGCGCACTGGTGTTCGGCGGCGGGCACGTGGTGTTGCCGCTGCTCCAGAGTGTGGTGGTGCCGCACTTTATGGATGCCAGCAGCTTTGTAGCGGGCTACGGCGCAGTGCAGGCGGTGCCGGGGCCGCTGTTCACCTTCGCGGCGTACCTGGGCGCGGCGGCCCACAGCGGGCTAAACCCGGTGTATGCGGCGACCCTGACCACCGTCGCGGTCTTTCTGCCCGCCGCGCTGCTGGTGGCCGGAGCGCTGCCGTTCTGGAACGATCTGCGCGGGCGTCCGGGTGTTCGGCGTGCCCTCTCGGGACTGAATGCCGGGGTGGTGGGCCTGCTGCTGGCGGCGCTGTACACCCCGGTCTTCACGAGTGCGGTGCATTCGGGGGCGCAACTGGCGCTGGCACTCGCGGCGTGGCTGGCGCTGGTGGTCTGGAAGCTGCCGCCCTGGGCCGTGGTGCTGGGCTGCGCGGGGGTGGGCCTTGCCTTCCTCTGA
- a CDS encoding metallophosphoesterase, which produces MPLKVDRRDLSGPFDLIGDVHGCLPELLDLLAQLGYTVSPDLSVTPPEGRTAVFLGDLVDRGPDTPGVLRLVMGMVAAGHALCVCGNHDAKLRRALSGHQVKRTHGLEVTFEQLSHTPPAFSEAVRGFLAGLPHHLVLDGGRLVAAHAGLPQAFQGRDSGRVRAFALYGDTGQALDAQGLPLRRDWAADYHGAALVVYGHTPVLRPRWKNQTVNLDTGCVFGGSLTALRYPELETCSVAARAVYREPTRPFLQD; this is translated from the coding sequence GTGCCGCTGAAGGTGGATCGCCGCGACCTGAGCGGCCCCTTCGATCTGATCGGCGACGTGCACGGCTGCCTGCCGGAACTGCTGGACCTGCTGGCACAGCTCGGCTACACCGTGAGCCCCGACCTGAGCGTGACGCCGCCGGAGGGCCGCACCGCCGTGTTTCTGGGCGATCTGGTAGACCGGGGGCCAGATACGCCGGGGGTGCTGCGGCTGGTGATGGGCATGGTCGCGGCGGGCCACGCGCTGTGCGTGTGTGGCAACCACGACGCCAAGCTGCGGCGGGCGCTGTCGGGGCATCAGGTCAAGCGCACGCACGGGCTGGAAGTCACCTTCGAGCAGTTGTCGCACACGCCGCCAGCGTTTTCGGAAGCGGTCCGGGGTTTTCTGGCGGGGCTGCCGCATCATCTGGTGCTGGACGGGGGGCGGCTGGTGGCGGCCCACGCCGGGCTGCCGCAGGCGTTTCAGGGGCGCGACAGCGGGCGGGTGCGGGCGTTTGCGCTCTACGGCGACACCGGACAGGCCCTCGATGCCCAGGGGCTGCCACTGCGCCGCGACTGGGCCGCCGATTACCACGGCGCGGCGCTGGTGGTCTATGGGCATACGCCGGTGTTGCGGCCCCGCTGGAAGAACCAGACCGTGAACCTCGATACCGGCTGCGTCTTCGGCGGCTCTCTGACGGCGCTGCGCTATCCCGAACTGGAAACGTGCAGCGTGGCGGCGCGGGCGGTCTACCGCGAGCCGACCCGGCCCTTTCTGCAAGACTGA
- a CDS encoding (2Fe-2S)-binding protein, whose amino-acid sequence MTKVDVSITVNGETRQASVEPRTLLVHFLRDELELTGTHVGCDTSQCGACTVHLDGNAVKSCTLFAVQAQGRAVTTIEGIGSIGDLHPLQTGFWEEHGLQCGFCTPGMIMSSAELLKTNPDPSDKDIRDALAGNFCRCTGYHNIVKAVQHAAHAMAEGKGQPTAADD is encoded by the coding sequence ATGACCAAAGTAGACGTATCGATCACGGTCAACGGTGAAACCAGGCAGGCCAGCGTCGAGCCGCGGACCCTGCTGGTGCATTTCCTGCGCGACGAACTGGAACTGACCGGCACCCACGTCGGCTGCGACACCAGTCAGTGCGGTGCATGCACCGTGCATCTGGACGGAAACGCCGTCAAGAGTTGCACGCTGTTTGCCGTGCAGGCGCAGGGCAGAGCCGTCACCACCATCGAGGGCATCGGCAGCATCGGTGATCTGCACCCCCTCCAGACCGGCTTCTGGGAGGAACACGGCCTGCAGTGCGGCTTCTGCACCCCCGGCATGATCATGAGCAGCGCCGAGCTGCTGAAAACCAATCCCGATCCCAGCGACAAAGACATCCGGGACGCGCTGGCGGGCAACTTCTGTCGCTGCACCGGCTATCACAACATCGTCAAGGCCGTGCAGCACGCGGCGCACGCGATGGCCGAGGGCAAGGGGCAACCGACGGCGGCAGACGACTGA
- a CDS encoding xanthine dehydrogenase family protein molybdopterin-binding subunit, with protein sequence MTKLPDSNYAEPTGPQKFMGKAIKRVEDPRFITGAGHYTDDINVHGQLHAAMLRSPYAHAKIGTIDAAAALALPGVKTVLTGEDMAAVGSIPTGWLLPGLVVPHHAAIARTEVNYVGDIVAVVIAETRAIAEDAVAMIEVDLEPLPAVSLGSTALGEGAPQVHPDAPGNVAFQWEIGDAAATEASFATADRVVTLNLRNHRLIPNAIEPRASLAEYQAAGDEYTLHTTSQNPHIHRLLLAAFVLGIPEQKLRVISPDVGGGFGSKIFQYAEEVIVLFAAKKLRRPVKWTARRSEAFVTDAQGRDHESEAEIAVMNDGTFKGLRVKTIANMGAYLTTFAPAVPTYLYGTLLNGVYKFPAIHAHVTGVFTNTVPVDAYRGAGRPEATYLLERIISKAASELGLDASEIRRKNFIQPDEFPYQTPVALVYDSGNYEPALDKALGMADYQALLKEQAEGRASGKKYIGIGFSTYVEACGLAPSALVGQLGAQAGQWESAVVRVMPTGKVEVLTGSHSHGQGHETTFAQIVAEELQIPMEDVTIVHGDTGKMPFGWGTYGSRSAAVGGSALKMALRKVKDKATKIAAHLLEAAPEDVEQQDGTFRVKGVPEGGKSFFDVSLMAHLAHNLPAEMEPGLEEQYMYDPKNFVYPFGTHIAVVEVDADTGYVKLRQYVTVDDCGPLMNPMIVEGQVHGGVAQGFGQAILEEAVYDDDANMLSGSYMEYAMPRAEDMVQIQSGHTVTPSPHNPLGVKGIGESGTISSTAAVANAVVNALEAFGIKHLDMPYTSEKVWQAIQAARRDVAQAADD encoded by the coding sequence ATGACCAAGCTGCCCGACTCGAATTACGCTGAACCCACCGGCCCCCAGAAGTTCATGGGCAAGGCCATCAAGCGCGTGGAAGACCCGCGTTTCATTACCGGCGCGGGTCATTACACCGACGACATCAACGTGCACGGACAGCTGCACGCGGCCATGCTGCGAAGCCCGTATGCCCACGCGAAAATCGGGACCATCGACGCGGCGGCGGCGCTGGCCCTGCCGGGCGTGAAGACCGTGCTGACCGGTGAAGACATGGCGGCGGTGGGCAGCATTCCGACCGGCTGGCTGCTGCCGGGGCTGGTGGTGCCGCACCATGCCGCCATCGCCCGCACCGAAGTCAATTACGTGGGCGACATCGTGGCGGTGGTGATCGCGGAAACGCGGGCCATCGCAGAAGACGCCGTTGCCATGATCGAGGTCGATCTGGAGCCGCTGCCTGCCGTGTCGCTGGGCAGCACCGCGCTTGGAGAAGGTGCGCCGCAGGTTCACCCCGACGCGCCGGGCAACGTGGCGTTCCAGTGGGAAATCGGAGACGCCGCCGCCACCGAGGCCAGCTTTGCCACTGCCGACAGGGTGGTCACGCTCAACCTCCGCAACCACCGGCTGATTCCCAACGCCATCGAGCCGCGTGCCAGTCTGGCCGAGTATCAGGCGGCGGGCGACGAGTACACGCTGCACACCACCTCGCAGAATCCCCATATTCACCGGCTGCTGCTGGCGGCCTTCGTGCTGGGCATTCCCGAGCAGAAACTCCGCGTGATTTCGCCCGATGTGGGCGGGGGTTTTGGCTCGAAAATCTTCCAGTACGCCGAGGAAGTGATCGTGCTGTTCGCGGCCAAGAAGCTGCGCCGCCCGGTCAAGTGGACGGCCCGGCGCTCTGAAGCGTTCGTGACCGATGCCCAGGGCCGCGACCACGAATCGGAAGCCGAAATCGCGGTGATGAACGACGGAACGTTCAAGGGGCTGCGCGTCAAGACCATTGCCAACATGGGCGCGTACCTGACGACCTTTGCGCCTGCCGTGCCGACGTACCTGTACGGCACGCTGCTGAACGGCGTGTACAAGTTCCCGGCGATTCACGCGCACGTGACAGGTGTGTTCACCAACACCGTGCCCGTGGATGCCTACCGGGGTGCGGGCCGCCCGGAAGCGACGTATCTGCTGGAGCGCATCATCAGCAAGGCCGCGAGCGAACTGGGGCTGGATGCCAGCGAGATCCGGCGCAAGAACTTCATCCAGCCCGACGAATTTCCGTATCAGACGCCGGTTGCGCTGGTGTACGACAGCGGCAATTACGAACCCGCGCTCGACAAGGCGCTGGGCATGGCCGACTATCAGGCGCTGCTGAAGGAGCAGGCGGAAGGCCGCGCCAGTGGCAAGAAGTACATCGGCATCGGGTTTTCCACGTATGTGGAGGCCTGCGGGCTGGCTCCGAGTGCGCTGGTGGGGCAGCTGGGGGCGCAGGCGGGCCAGTGGGAAAGCGCGGTCGTGCGCGTGATGCCCACCGGAAAAGTCGAGGTTCTGACCGGCAGCCACAGCCACGGGCAGGGCCATGAGACGACGTTCGCCCAGATCGTGGCCGAGGAACTCCAGATTCCGATGGAAGACGTGACGATCGTTCACGGCGACACCGGCAAGATGCCGTTCGGCTGGGGCACCTACGGCTCTCGCAGCGCGGCGGTGGGCGGCAGCGCTCTGAAAATGGCGCTGCGGAAGGTCAAGGACAAGGCCACCAAGATCGCGGCGCACCTGCTGGAAGCGGCCCCGGAAGACGTGGAGCAGCAGGACGGGACGTTCCGGGTGAAAGGCGTGCCGGAAGGCGGCAAGAGCTTCTTCGACGTGTCGCTGATGGCGCATCTGGCCCACAACCTGCCCGCCGAGATGGAACCGGGTCTGGAAGAGCAGTACATGTACGACCCCAAGAACTTCGTGTACCCGTTCGGCACGCATATCGCGGTGGTCGAGGTGGACGCCGACACCGGCTACGTGAAGCTGCGCCAGTACGTGACGGTGGACGACTGTGGCCCGCTGATGAACCCGATGATCGTGGAAGGGCAGGTGCACGGCGGCGTGGCGCAGGGCTTCGGACAGGCGATTCTGGAAGAAGCGGTCTACGACGACGACGCCAACATGCTGAGCGGCAGCTACATGGAATACGCCATGCCCCGCGCCGAGGACATGGTGCAGATTCAGAGCGGGCACACCGTGACGCCCAGCCCGCATAACCCGCTGGGTGTGAAGGGCATCGGTGAGTCGGGCACGATTTCCAGCACGGCTGCCGTCGCCAACGCGGTGGTCAATGCGCTGGAGGCGTTCGGCATCAAGCACCTCGATATGCCCTACACCTCCGAGAAGGTCTGGCAGGCGATTCAGGCAGCCCGCAGAGACGTGGCGCAGGCGGCAGACGACTGA
- a CDS encoding type IV pilus twitching motility protein PilT, with amino-acid sequence MQTAADITDILRVAVEKGASDVILTASLPPQFKVHGVYSSFDFTELTPTETRKLMYSMMNEKQQRNFEEKRELDFSFALGDKARFRVNTFVQRGSVGGVMRLIPTNIKSVGDLGLPQSVVDVANAPRGLVLVTGPTGSGKSTTLAAMIDYINTNKKLHIVTIEDPIEFMHQHKSSIINQREVGSDTHDFQNALRAVLRQAPDVILVGEMRDYETIKAAVTAAETGHLVMGTLHTNSAPESIDRIVDVFPEEQQEQIRVQLANNLVAVMTQQLLPRIDGGRVLAYELLIANPAVRALIREGKTYQIMSVMQTGAREGMVTMDAYLAGLYRRRLITHDIGMERAVDSKEFARLAADPSAGNALTAGLNTAANGMGSQPRPTATTVSTPSSTAGNPYGRR; translated from the coding sequence ATGCAAACAGCCGCCGACATCACCGATATTCTGCGCGTTGCCGTCGAGAAAGGCGCCAGCGACGTGATTCTGACCGCCTCGCTGCCGCCCCAGTTCAAGGTACACGGCGTGTATTCGAGCTTCGACTTCACCGAACTGACCCCGACCGAGACGCGCAAGCTGATGTACAGCATGATGAACGAGAAACAGCAGCGCAACTTCGAGGAAAAACGCGAGCTGGACTTCTCGTTTGCGCTCGGCGACAAGGCCCGTTTCCGCGTCAATACCTTCGTGCAGCGCGGCAGCGTGGGCGGCGTGATGCGTCTGATCCCCACCAATATCAAGTCGGTGGGTGACCTCGGGCTGCCGCAGAGCGTGGTCGATGTCGCCAACGCGCCGCGTGGTCTGGTGCTGGTGACCGGTCCCACCGGCTCGGGCAAATCGACCACGCTGGCCGCCATGATCGACTACATCAACACCAACAAGAAGCTGCACATCGTGACCATCGAAGACCCCATCGAGTTCATGCATCAGCACAAGAGCAGCATCATCAATCAGCGCGAGGTCGGGTCAGATACCCACGACTTCCAGAACGCGCTCAGAGCGGTGCTGCGTCAGGCCCCCGACGTGATTCTGGTGGGCGAAATGCGAGACTACGAGACCATCAAGGCCGCCGTGACCGCCGCCGAAACCGGACACCTGGTGATGGGAACGCTGCACACCAACAGCGCTCCGGAGAGCATCGACCGTATCGTAGACGTCTTCCCCGAGGAGCAGCAGGAACAGATCCGGGTACAGCTCGCCAACAACCTGGTCGCCGTCATGACGCAGCAGCTCCTGCCCCGTATCGACGGCGGACGCGTGCTGGCCTACGAACTCCTGATCGCCAATCCGGCGGTTCGCGCCCTGATCCGCGAGGGCAAGACCTACCAGATCATGAGCGTGATGCAGACCGGTGCACGTGAAGGCATGGTCACGATGGACGCCTATCTGGCAGGCCTGTACCGCCGACGCCTCATCACGCACGACATCGGCATGGAACGTGCGGTGGACAGCAAGGAATTCGCACGTCTGGCCGCCGATCCGTCTGCGGGCAATGCACTTACCGCCGGACTCAACACCGCAGCCAACGGCATGGGCAGTCAGCCACGTCCCACCGCCACCACGGTCAGTACGCCTTCGAGCACCGCCGGCAACCCCTACGGACGGCGATAG